The following are encoded together in the Drosophila takahashii strain IR98-3 E-12201 chromosome X, DtakHiC1v2, whole genome shotgun sequence genome:
- the Mnr gene encoding uncharacterized protein Mnr isoform X3 translates to MLMALPLLTLAVLASCGYTVDAYSKYGRGCGDIGCLPTEECVITSDSCSYNQRDGKDCGQYPTCKRRSGSTASNSSPNLAANPSANPSGSVLNPGYPMHGLQPVNPYNPPFVFGQLPFYGGGGPTGTGGPPGGGGGGILGGGGGGGGGGNGGIGAGVGLPSSTLGILGGGGGGLAPYGSNYQGYQSQHSNANMYNKPPPQYQNQNQQNPYNRRTQAHPSAAGSLVPGILLLTAGLVLALLGLPSTHT, encoded by the exons ATGCTGATGGCGCTGCCTTTGCTGACTTTGGCGGTCCTCGCCAGCTGCGGCTACACCGTGGACGCCTACTCGA AGTACGGCCGTGGATGCGGGGACATTGGCTGCCTGCCCACCGAGGAGTGCGTCATCACCAGCGACTCGTGCAGCTACAATCAGCGGGACGGAAAGGATTGCGGCCAATATCCCACCTGCAAGCGGCGCTCCGGATCGACTGCCTCGAACAGCAGCCCCAATTTGGCGGCCAATCCCTCGGCCAATCCGTCAG GCAGCGTCCTCAATCCCGGCTACCCGATGCACGGCCTGCAGCCGGTGAATCCCTACAATCCGCCCTTCGTCTTTGGCCAGCTGCCCTTCTACGGCGGCGGTGGACCCACCGGCACGGGTGGTCCACCTGGAGGCGGTGGCGGTGGCAtcctcggcggcggcggcggtggcggcggcggaggcaaCGGAGGGATCGGCGCCGGCGTCGGGCTGCCCAGCTCCACACTGGGCATCCTCgggggcggcggcggcggactGGCGCCGTACGGCAGCAACTACCAGGGCTATCAGAGCCAGCACTCGAATGCGAATATGTACAACAAGCCGCCGCCGCAgtatcagaatcagaatcaacAGAATCCCTATAATCGGCGCACCCAGGCGCATCCCTCGGCAGCCGGCAGTCTGGTTCCGGGGATCCTCCTCCTGACCGCCGGCCTCGTCCTGGCCCTTCTCGGCCTGCCCTCTACGCACACGTAA
- the LOC108055904 gene encoding serine protease SP24D, with protein MLSYWTFLPLFCGALVVLGQVQTKNRNETEIEPRIVGGTKAKEGQFPHQISLRLRDEHYCGGVIISNNYVITAAHCVKHGNDVPPADLWSIQAGSLLLSSGGVRIPVAEVIVHPEYKTDGSFDLALLRLQNSLTFDSNIAAIPLATEDPAVGCSVDISGWGKVSEKGALSDSLLYVKTTHLSRERCRWWYRRLPETMICLVHPSNKGACFGDSGGPATYNGKVVGLASLLLTGGCGRAGPDGYQKISTLRSWIVEKAGL; from the exons ATGCTAAGTTACTGGACTTTTTTGCCACTGTTTTGTGGTGCACTAGTAGTCCTGGGACAGGTTCAGACCAAGAATAGAAATGAAACCGAAATAGAACCCCGGATTGTGGGCGGAACCAAGGCGAAGGAGGGACAATTTCCCCATCAGATTTCCCTGCGTCTTCGCGATGAACATTATTGCGGTGGCGTCATAATTTCCAACAACTACGTCATCACCGCGGCTCATTGTGTTAAGCATGGAAATGATGT ACCTCCTGCTGATCTGTGGTCGATTCAGGCGGGAAGTCTGCTCCTCTCGAGTGGCGGAGTTAGGATCCCTGTGGCCGAAGTTATCGTACATCCCGAGTACAAGACCGACGGCTCTTTCGATCTGGCCTTGCTTCGACTGCAGAACTCGCTGACATTCGATTCCAACATCGCTGCCATCCCACTGGCCACCGAGGATCCGGCTGTCGGTTGCTCCGTGGACATTTCCGGTTGGGGAAAAGTATCCGAAAAGGGAGCCCTCTCCGACAGCCTGTTGTACGTGAAGACGACCCATTTGTCGCGGGAGAGATGTCGCTGGTGGTATCGCCGTTTGCCCGAGACCATGATCTGCCTCGTGCATCCCAGCAACAAGGGCGCCTGTTTCGGGGACTCCGGCGGACCGGCCACCTACAACGGCAAAGTGGTGGGCCTGGCCAGTCTCCTGCTCACCGGTGGCTGTGGACGAGCCGGTCCGGATGGCTACCAAAAGATATCCACACTGAGGTCCTGGATCGTGGAGAAGGCGGGCTTGTAA
- the Mnr gene encoding uncharacterized protein Mnr isoform X2, whose amino-acid sequence MLMALPLLTLAVLASCGYTVDAYSKYGRGCGDIGCLPTEECVITSDSCSYNQRDGKDCGQYPTCKRRSGSTASNSSPNLAANPSANPSGSSLGQGPENNIFAPASSNPTLNTYTYNNNHQQGGGGHDQSSSNGNGNGGGGGGSNNGNGDGKGGNAGAAGASSTGVIDPHYVFGAKHHMPVIPNMPIFPYNSPTSAPSFQQFPQPNHPGSVLNPGYPMHGLQPVNPYNPPFVFGQLPFYGGGGPTGTGGPPGGGGGGILGGGGGGGGGGNGGIGAGVGLPSSTLGILGGGGGGLAPYGSNYQGYQSQHSNANMYNKPPPQYQNQNQQNPYNRRTQAHPSAAGSLVPGILLLTAGLVLALLGLPSTHT is encoded by the exons ATGCTGATGGCGCTGCCTTTGCTGACTTTGGCGGTCCTCGCCAGCTGCGGCTACACCGTGGACGCCTACTCGA AGTACGGCCGTGGATGCGGGGACATTGGCTGCCTGCCCACCGAGGAGTGCGTCATCACCAGCGACTCGTGCAGCTACAATCAGCGGGACGGAAAGGATTGCGGCCAATATCCCACCTGCAAGCGGCGCTCCGGATCGACTGCCTCGAACAGCAGCCCCAATTTGGCGGCCAATCCCTCGGCCAATCCGTCAG GATCGAGTCTGGGCCAGGGACCCGAGAACAACATCTTTGCACCCGCCTCATCGAATCCCACGCTTAACACCTACACGTATAACAACAACCATCAGCAGGGCGGCGGCGGACATGATCAGAGCTCATcgaacggaaacggaaatggcgGTGGCGGAGGGGGAAGTAACAACGGAAACGGCGACGGAAAGGGCGGCAATGCGGGGGCCGCGGGCGCCTCATCGACGGGCGTCATCGATCCGCACTACGTTTTTGGGGCCAAGCACCATATGCCCGTCATACCGAACATGCCCATCTTCCCGTACAACTCGCCCACGTCGGCGCCCTCGTTCCAGCAATTCCCCCAACCGAATCATCCAGGCAGCGTCCTCAATCCCGGCTACCCGATGCACGGCCTGCAGCCGGTGAATCCCTACAATCCGCCCTTCGTCTTTGGCCAGCTGCCCTTCTACGGCGGCGGTGGACCCACCGGCACGGGTGGTCCACCTGGAGGCGGTGGCGGTGGCAtcctcggcggcggcggcggtggcggcggcggaggcaaCGGAGGGATCGGCGCCGGCGTCGGGCTGCCCAGCTCCACACTGGGCATCCTCgggggcggcggcggcggactGGCGCCGTACGGCAGCAACTACCAGGGCTATCAGAGCCAGCACTCGAATGCGAATATGTACAACAAGCCGCCGCCGCAgtatcagaatcagaatcaacAGAATCCCTATAATCGGCGCACCCAGGCGCATCCCTCGGCAGCCGGCAGTCTGGTTCCGGGGATCCTCCTCCTGACCGCCGGCCTCGTCCTGGCCCTTCTCGGCCTGCCCTCTACGCACACGTAA
- the Mnr gene encoding uncharacterized protein Mnr isoform X1 → MLMALPLLTLAVLASCGYTVDAYSKYGRGCGDIGCLPTEECVITSDSCSYNQRDGKDCGQYPTCKRRSGSTASNSSPNLAANPSANPSEVSHNTYAPNAPSAPLPDADANSGGGGGASGGYGGGFSAGGQSLYPSLPNSNGGGGGGGAAPYNPYAAGGAGGAGYNPYNGGYNPGNGGYQPPAPGGGYQPYQPRPGYTPPAPGYENNGGGGAQKPKDKEGGFFSNFFSNPAVSQAVSGIIAGQIAKQLQGGGAGGAGGQQQPSGGYQPSGGYGGGSAAGGGGGGGGGSNILGGLLGSVLSGGGGQNGGGGGGGGASSFLGSLLSGGNGNRGGQQGGGGGGGLGDIFSSKNFGGLFSENPSSRGGGSSSSDGGAKGYPTQAPGNYYG, encoded by the exons ATGCTGATGGCGCTGCCTTTGCTGACTTTGGCGGTCCTCGCCAGCTGCGGCTACACCGTGGACGCCTACTCGA AGTACGGCCGTGGATGCGGGGACATTGGCTGCCTGCCCACCGAGGAGTGCGTCATCACCAGCGACTCGTGCAGCTACAATCAGCGGGACGGAAAGGATTGCGGCCAATATCCCACCTGCAAGCGGCGCTCCGGATCGACTGCCTCGAACAGCAGCCCCAATTTGGCGGCCAATCCCTCGGCCAATCCGTCAG AGGTGAGCCATAACACATACGCCCCGAATGCCCCGAGTGCCCCGCTGCCGGATGCGGATGCAAACAGTGGAGGTGGCGGAGGCGCAAGTGGCGGATACGGTGGCGGCTTCTCGGCTGGCGGTCAATCCCTGTACCCCAGTCTACCCAACTCGAacggaggaggcggtggtggtggtgcggcGCCCTATAATCCCTATGCTGCCGGTGGTGCCGGTGGTGCTGGCTACAATCCCTACAACGGCGGCTACAATCCCGGCAACGGCGGCTATCAACCCCCAGCCCCTGGCGGCGGCTATCAGCCCTATCAGCCCAGACCTGGCTACACGCCACCCGCCCCGGGCTACGAGAAtaatggtggtggtggtgcccaGAAACCCAAGGACAAGGAGGGCGGCTTCTTCTCCAACTTCTTTTCGAATCCGGCGGTGAGTCAAGCGGTGTCCGGTATCATTGCAGGCCAGATAGCCAAGCAGCTGCAGGGTGGCGGAGCCGGAGGAGCAGGTGGTCAGCAGCAGCCCAGTGGTGGCTATCAGCCCAGCGGAGGCTATGGCGGAGGATCAGCagcaggaggcggcggcggcggaggaggtggcTCCAACATCCTAGGAGGTCTTCTGGGATCCGTTCTGTCCGGCGGAGGTGGTCAGAatggaggaggcggtggcggTGGAGGAGCCAGCAGCTTCTTGGGCAGCCTGCTCAGCGGCGGAAATGGCAACCGGGGTGGCCAGCagggaggaggtggaggaggcgGACTGGGCGACATCTTCAGCTCGAAGAACTTTGGCGGCCTCTTCAGCGAGAATCCCTCTTCCCGGGGCGGCGGCTCCTCATCCTCCGATGGCGGCGCCAAGGGGTATCCCACCCAGGCACCTGGCAATTACTACGGCTAA
- the LOC108055891 gene encoding probable mitochondrial import inner membrane translocase subunit Tim17 1 — protein MEEYNREPCPFRIVDDCGGAFAMGCIGGGLFQGLKGFRNAPQGFGRRFAGGLAAVKARSPTVGGSFASWGCVFSMVDCTLVHLRKKEDPWNSIISGAMTGGILSARNGVAAMFGSAILGGCLLSMIEGVGILFTRISAEQFRNFDPQSQADYQGPSDVFAFEKVSVVEPIAKSAPQTGTGAAAGSGDFNSAPGFGFPGANQQQANASS, from the coding sequence ATGGAGGAGTATAACCGTGAACCCTGTCCCTTTCGCATCGTCGACGATTGTGGCGGCGCCTTTGCAATGGGCTGCATCGGCGGCGGTCTCTTCCAGGGACTGAAGGGATTCCGGAATGCGCCGCAGGGCTTTGGCCGGCGGTTCGCCGGGGGATTGGCCGCCGTGAAGGCCAGGTCGCCGACAGTGGGCGGCAGCTTCGCCTCGTGGGGCTGCGTCTTCAGCATGGTGGACTGCACCCTGGTGCATCTGCGCAAGAAAGAGGACCCCTGGAACTCGATCATCAGTGGTGCCATGACCGGCGGTATTCTCTCCGCGCGCAACGGAGTGGCCGCGATGTTCGGAAGCGCCATCTTGGGCGGATGCCTGCTCTCGATGATCGAGGGCGTGGGCATCCTGTTCACCCGCATCTCCGCGGAGCAGTTCCGCAACTTTGATCCCCAGTCGCAGGCCGATTATCAAGGGCCCAGCGATGTCTTTGCATTTGAAAAGGTATCTGTAGTTGAACCGATAGCGAAATCTGCACCTCAAACCGGAACTGGAGCTGCCGCAGGATCCGGCGATTTTAACTCTGCGCCGGGCTTTGGCTTCCCCGGCGCCAACCAACAGCAGGCCAATGCCAGCAGCTAA
- the ccb gene encoding uncharacterized protein ccb: MSIPENPEMNIEGEATLRAQRYTWDEFCGVVGGFAVPRFVWQLILCRDLRLSGLWLFLGLVVIDFLTSHSLPQLLGMAGLMLLVHLLIYSAIRPYVRFLPYEELLDCRINVSKSLDLGVRVVGQVANCINRSVATAQFLLLGTDLQASLLLLFVLMEVRAILCWINLSTLIKIAYCLAIVVPKLWEAFLLWMDSRGLNNPYLIALLKEVFSREFIFECLEQLAMEVQLYSAKYFELEAEKTEPEGANSGEIQVADVDTTGDEMSMESGEEIQVAVVDRTGQD, encoded by the exons ATGAGTATTCCCGAGAATCCAGAGATGAATATAGAGGGGGAGGCAACTTTGCGAGCACAGAGATATACATGGGATGAGTTTTGCGGGGTGGTGGGCGGCTTTGCCGTGCCCCGCTTCGTGTGGCAATTGATCCTGTGCCGCGATCTCAGACTCAGTGGCCTCTGGTTGTTCCTCGGACTCGTGGTCATCGACTTCCTGACCAGTCACTCGCTGCCCCAGCTGCTGGGCATGGCGGGCCTGATGCTCCTGGTCCATCTGCTGATCTACTCGGCCATCCGGCCATACGTGCGCTTTCTGCCCTACGAGGAGCTGCTGGATTGCCGGATCAATGTATCGAAGTCGCTGGACCTGGGCGTCCGTGTGGTCGGCCAGGTGGCCAACTGCATCAACCGCTCGGTGGCCACCGCTcagttcctcctcctcggaacGGACCTGCAGGCCAGCCTCCTGCTGCTGTTCGTCCTGATGGAGGTGCGCGCCATCCTCTGCTGGATAAACCTCTCCACGCTGATTAAGATCG CCTACTGTCTGGCGATTGTTGTTCCAAAATTGTGGGAGGCTTTCCTTCTTTGGATGGACTCACGGGGTTTAAATAATCCTTACCTGATCGCACTCCTGAAGGAAGTTTTCAGCagggaatttatttttgagtgCCTGGAGCAGCTGGCCATGGAGGTGCAACTGTACAGTGCCAAGTATTTTGAACTGGAAGCGGAGAAAACGGAACCCGAGGGAGCTAATAGTGGGGAAATCCAGGTGGCAGATGTCGATACCACTGGCGATGAGATGTCGATGGAAAGTGGCGAGGAAATTCAAGTGGCAGTGGTCGATAGGACTGGCCAAGACTAA